The Agelaius phoeniceus isolate bAgePho1 chromosome 4, bAgePho1.hap1, whole genome shotgun sequence genome includes a region encoding these proteins:
- the GLRB gene encoding glycine receptor subunit beta, with amino-acid sequence MKFLLAVLCFISFSLWVEEVYSKEKSSKKGKGKKKQYLCPSQQSAEDLARVPANSTSNILNRLLLSYDPRIRPNFKGIPVDVAVNIFINSFGSIQETTMDYRVNIFLRQKWNDPRLKLPNDWRGSDTLTVDPTMFKCLWKPDLFFANEKNANFHDVTQENILLFIFRDGDVLVSMRLSITLSCPLDLTLFPMDTQRCKMQLESFGYTTDDLRFIWQSGDPVQLEKIALPQFDIKKEDIEYGNCTKYYKGTGYYTCVEVIFTLRRQVGFYMMGVYAPTLLIVVLSWLSFWINPDASAARVPLGIFSVLSLASECTTLAAELPKVSYVKALDVWLIVCLLFGFASLVEYAVVQVMLNNPKRIEAEKAKIAKAEQAEGKGGNAAKKNTVNGTGTPVHISTLQVGETRCKKVCTSKSDLRSNDFSIVGSLPRDFELSNYDCYGKPIEVNNGLGKSQAKNNKKPPPPKPVIPSAAKRIDLYARALFPFCFLFFNVIYWSIYL; translated from the exons GCAGCAATCAGCTGAAGACCTTGCAAGAGTACCTGCTAATTCTACCAGCAATATCTTGAATAGACTATTGCTCAGCTATGATCCCAGGATAAGGCCTAATTTCAAAG gaattccAGTCGATGTTGCAGTTAACATCTTCATTAACAGCTTTGGGTCAATTCAAGAGACAACTATG GATTATAGAGTCAACATCTTCCTAAGACAGAAGTGGAATGACCCCAGACTCAAACTGCCCAATGACTGGAGAGGTTCAGATACACTGACAGTGGACCCAACTATGTTTAAGTGTCTTTGGAAGCCAGACTTATTctttgcaaatgaaaaaaatgctaACTTCCATGATGTCACACAAGAAAATATCCTCCTTTTTATATTTCGGGATGGAGATGTCCTAGTCAGCATGag attGTCTATTACACTGTCATGCCCTTTGGACTTGACCTTGTTTCCTATGGATACACAGCGCTGCAAGATGCAATTGGAAAGCT TTGGTTACACAACTGATGACTTACGGTTTATCTGGCAGTCTGGAGATCCTGTACAGCTTGAGAAAATTGCTCTGCCTCAGTTTGATATTAAAAAGGAGGATATTGAATATGGTAACTGTACCAAGTATTACAAAGGCACAG gtTATTACACTTGTGTAGAAGTAATCTTCACTTTAAGAAGACAAGTTGGATTTTACATGATGGGTGTTTATGCTCCTACACTGCTAATTGTTGTTCTATCCTGGCTGTCATTTTGGATCAATCCTGATGCAAGTGCTGCAAGAGTCCCACTGG GTATTTTCTCAGTGCTCAGCTTGGCATCTGAATGTACCACTCTTGCTGCTGAACTTCCCAAAGTGTCTTATGTGAAGGCCTTAGATGTCTGGCTGATTGTTTGCCTTCTCTTTGGGTTTGCATCACTGGTGGAATATGCTGTGGTTCAGGTAATGCTAAACAATCCAAAGAGAATTGAAGCTGAAAAAGCAAAGATTGCCAAGGCAGAGCAAGCAGAAGGGAAGGGTGGAAATGCTGCCAAGAAGAACACTGTGAATGGCACAGGGACTCCTGTTCACATCAGCACTTTACAG GTTGGTGAGACCAGATGCAAAAAAGTTTGCACTTCGAAATCTGATCTGAGATCCAATGATTTCAGCATCGTTGGAAGCTTGCCAAGGGATTTTGAATTATCAAATTATGACTGTTATGGGAAGCCCATTGAAGTCAACAATGGGCTCGGGAAATCTCAAGCCAAGAACAACAAGAAGCCTCCTCCTCCCAAGCCTGTCATTCCATCAGCAGCAAAGAGAATCGATCTTTATGCAAGAGCACTGTTTCCTTTTTGCTTCTTGTTCTTCAACGTCATATACTGGTCCATATATTTATGA